In Myxococcales bacterium, one genomic interval encodes:
- a CDS encoding cation:proton antiporter subunit C → MTPFETFAGLWNYWAVIVLMMIGLYIMISRGNLVKKIMGMNIFQVSVIMLYVSMGKVRGGTAPILIEGAQDVAYSNPLPHVLMLTAIVVGVATTAVGLALAVRIKEAYGTVEEDEIVNLDREGS, encoded by the coding sequence ATGACTCCATTCGAAACGTTCGCCGGACTCTGGAACTACTGGGCCGTCATCGTGCTGATGATGATCGGTCTCTACATCATGATCTCCCGGGGCAACCTGGTGAAGAAGATCATGGGCATGAACATCTTCCAGGTGTCCGTGATCATGTTGTACGTCTCGATGGGGAAAGTGCGCGGTGGCACGGCGCCGATCCTCATTGAAGGGGCCCAGGACGTCGCGTACTCAAATCCGCTGCCCCATGTCCTGATGCTCACGGCCATCGTGGTCGGTGTTGCGACGACCGCCGTCGGGCTCGCGCTCGCGGTGCGGATCAAAGAAGCCTACGGAACGGTCGAGGAAGACGAGATCGTGAATCTGGACCGGGAGGGTTCGTGA
- a CDS encoding DUF4040 domain-containing protein yields the protein MTVPVEFFLFVFLIAIAMSVAWVRDLFAAGMLLGIFSLVSAGMMLLMDAVDVSFTEAAVGAGVSTVLFLGALSLTDSSEKSSIQHHWTGLLVVLGTGSLLIFGTLDMPYYGDPAAPIHNHVAPEYLLGSRVDIEIPNVVTSVLASYRGFDTFGEVAVVFTAAVGAMLLLGGARRRTAASSTGPDGPPGGA from the coding sequence GTGACGGTTCCGGTTGAGTTCTTCTTGTTCGTCTTCCTGATTGCGATCGCGATGTCGGTGGCGTGGGTGCGCGATCTGTTTGCGGCCGGGATGCTGCTCGGAATCTTCAGCCTGGTTTCGGCGGGCATGATGCTGTTGATGGATGCGGTCGACGTGTCTTTTACCGAAGCCGCGGTGGGGGCCGGGGTTTCGACGGTGTTGTTTCTCGGCGCTTTGAGTCTCACGGATTCTTCCGAAAAGTCTTCAATCCAGCACCATTGGACCGGCCTGCTCGTGGTGCTCGGTACCGGTTCACTGCTGATCTTTGGCACCCTCGACATGCCTTATTACGGTGACCCGGCGGCGCCCATTCATAATCACGTCGCCCCGGAGTACCTCCTTGGTTCGAGAGTCGATATCGAGATTCCGAACGTCGTGACTTCGGTGCTGGCCAGCTACCGCGGCTTCGACACCTTTGGAGAAGTCGCCGTGGTGTTTACCGCGGCAGTGGGGGCCATGTTGCTCCTCGGCGGCGCCCGGCGGCGTACAGCCGCCAGTTCGACCGGCCCCGACGGCCCACCCGGAGGAGCGTGA
- a CDS encoding Na(+)/H(+) antiporter subunit B has protein sequence MRENLILRVVAKSLFPIILLFALYVQFHGDFGPGGGFQAGVIFSAGWILYGLVFGLADLQRALPPRWVEIGTATGILLYGGVGLVSLFRHGNFLAYAVLDHHSTVHGLHRGIFWIELGVGITVASVMVAIFYAFAGRANQR, from the coding sequence GTGCGCGAAAACTTGATTCTGCGCGTGGTCGCAAAATCGTTGTTCCCGATCATTCTGCTCTTTGCCCTCTATGTGCAGTTTCACGGCGACTTCGGTCCCGGTGGCGGCTTCCAGGCCGGGGTGATTTTCTCCGCCGGCTGGATTCTCTACGGCCTCGTTTTTGGGCTCGCGGATCTGCAGCGCGCTCTGCCTCCTCGTTGGGTGGAGATCGGAACCGCAACGGGAATTCTTCTTTATGGGGGTGTGGGACTGGTGTCGCTGTTCCGGCACGGCAACTTTCTCGCCTATGCCGTGCTCGACCATCACAGCACGGTTCACGGTCTGCATCGAGGCATTTTCTGGATCGAACTCGGAGTCGGGATCACGGTGGCCTCGGTGATGGTCGCGATCTTTTACGCATTCGCGGGGCGGGCGAATCAGCGATGA